One part of the Quercus lobata isolate SW786 chromosome 7, ValleyOak3.0 Primary Assembly, whole genome shotgun sequence genome encodes these proteins:
- the LOC115952631 gene encoding probable UDP-N-acetylglucosamine--peptide N-acetylglucosaminyltransferase SPINDLY isoform X1 yields the protein MAWPEKVVGNGREGDPVRDNGFLNGSQSSPSTSGSLVGVVPLHKRFEGKDAIAYANILRSRNKFVDALALYESVLEKDSSNVEAHIGKGICLQMQNMTKLAFESFAEAIRLEPENACALTYCGILYKEEGCLVEAAESYQKALRADPAYKPAAECLAIVLTDIGTGFKLAGSVQEGIQKYYEALKIDPHYAPAYYNLGVVYSEMMQFDLALNCYEKAVLERPMYAEAYCNLGVIYKNRNDLESSIACYERCLAVSPNFEIAKNNMAIALTDLGTKVKLEGDINQGVAYYKKALYYNWHYADAMYNLAVAYGEMLEFDMAIVFYELAIHFNPHCAEACNNLGVIYKDRDNLDKAVECYQLALSIKPNFSQSLNNLGVVFTVQGKMDAAANLIEKAIIANPTYAEAYNNLGVLYRDAGNITLAIDAYEQCLKIDPDSRNAGQNRLLAKNYINEGHDDKLFEAHREWGKRFMRLFPQYTSWDNQKDLERPLVIGYVSPDFFTHSVSYFIEAPLIYHNYEKYKVVVYSAVVKADAKTNRFKERVIKKGGLWRDIYGIDEKKVASMVREDKVDILVELTGHTANNKLGMMACRPAPIQVTWIGYPNTTGLPTIDYRITDSLADPPDTKQKHVEELVRLPECFLCYTPSPEAGPVCPAPALSNGFITFGSFNNLAKITPKVLQVWARILCAVPNSRLVVKCKPFCCDSVRERFLSTLEQLGLESLRVDLLPLILLNHDHMQAYSLMDISLDTFPYAGTTTTCESLYMGVPCVTMAGSVHAHNVGVSLLSKVGLGHLVAKNEDEYVQLALQLASDVTALSDLRAALRDRMSKSPVCDGENYIRSLESTYRNMWQRYCKGDVPSSRHIEMQQPVVTEEPDVKNSEPTRITNSRESPPGPIKSNGYSPLTSSMPNVSTCEENGGPLNQNINSGKLS from the exons ATGGCGTGGCCAGAAAAAGTGGTTGGGAATGGGAGAGAGGGTGACCCGGTTAGAGATAATGGTTTCTTGAATGGGTCACAGTCGTCTCCTAGTACTAGCGGCTCTCTTGTGGGGGTTGTTCCGCTGCACAAGAGGTTTGAAGGGAAAGATGCCATTGCTTATGCTAACATTCTCCGCTCGAGGAACAAGTTTGTCGATGCCCTTGCTCTTTATGAGAGTGTATTGGAGAAGGATAGTAGTAATGTGGAAGCTCACATTGGTAAAGGGATATGCTTGCAGATGCAGAATATGACAAAGCTTGCGTTCGAAAGCTTTGCTGAGGCCATCAGATTGGAGCCAGAGAATGCTTGTGCCCTCACTTATTGTGGTATTTTGTACAAAGAGGAGGGTTGCCTAGTGGAGGCTGCTGAG TCGTATCAGAAAGCTCTGAGAGCAGACCCTGCATACAAACCAGCTGCAGAATGCCTAGCCATTGTCTTAACAGATATTGGAACTGGCTTTAAGCTTGCTGGGAGCGTTCAGGAGGGAATTCAGAAGTATTATGAAGCACTCAAAATAGATCCACACTATGCT CCTGCATATTATAATCTTGGTGTTGTCTATTCTGAGATGATGCAATTCGACTTGGCCCTTAACTGCTATGAGAAGGCTGTATTGGAGAGACCTATGTATGCTGAAGCATATTGCAACTTGGGAGTCATATACAAAAATCGTAATGACTTGGAGTCCTCTATTGCTTGTTATGAGAG GTGTCTAGCTGTATCACCCAACTTTGAGATTGCAAAGAATAATATGGCAATAGCCCTGACAGATTTAGGAACAAAG GTTAAATTGGAGGGTGACATCAATCAAGGTGTGGCATATTACAAAAAGGCTTTGTATTATAATTGGCATTATGCTGATGCTATGTATAATTTAGCGGTTGCTTATGGTGAAATGCTTGAGTTTGACATG GCTATTGTTTTCTACGAACTTGCCATCCATTTCAATCCCCATTGTGCGGAGGCATGCAACAATCTGGGAGTGATATATAAAGATCGAGACAACcttgataaagctgtagagtGTTATCAA TTGGCTTTGTCAATCAAACCGAACTTCTCCCAATCATTGAACAATCTTGGTGTTGTTTTCACTGTCCAG GGTAAAATGGATGCCGCTGCGAATTTGATAGAGAAAGCTATCATTGCAAATCCCACATACGCAGAGGCATATAATAACTTGG GGGTTCTCTATAGAGATGCTGGCAATATAACTCTTGCTATTGATGCTTATGAGCAATGCCTTAAGATAGATCCTGACTCTCGAAATGCAGGCCAG AATCGATTGCTTGCGAAGAATTACATAAATGAAGGACATGATGATAAACTTTTTGAGGCTCACAG GGAGTGGGGTAAGCGTTTCATGAGGTTATTTCCACAGTACACATCGTGGGACAACCAGAAGGATCTTGAACGACCGCTTGTGATTGGATATGTATCTCCTGATTTTTTCACTCATTCTGTATCATATTTTATAGAAGCTCCCCTCATCTATCACAACTATGAAAAGTACAAGGTGGTTGTTTATTCAGCAGTGGTGAAG GCAGATGCAAAAACTAATAGGTTTAAAGAGAGAGTCATAAAAAAGGGTGGGCTTTGGAGGGATATATACGGGATTGATGAAAAGAAGGTGGCAAGCATGGTGAGAGAAGATAAAGTTGACATCCTTGTAGAACTTACTGGTCATACAGCTAACAATAAGTTGGGAATGATGGCTTGCCGACCTGCACCCATCCAG GTGACTTGGATTGGCTACCCAAATACAACCGGCTTGCCTACGATTGATTATAGAATCACTGATTCACTGGCAGATCCTCCTGATACAAAGCAAAA GCATGTTGAAGAGTTGGTTCGATTACCAGAATGCTTCCTTTGTTATACACCTTCCCCTGAGGCTGGGCCAGTCTGCCCAGCTCCTGCTCTTTCCAATGGCTTTATTACATTTGGTAGCTTTAATAATCTAGCTAAG ATTACCCCTAAGGTGTTGCAAGTTTGGGCAAGGATTTTATGTGCTGTTCCAAATTCTCGCCTTGTGGTGAAATGTAAACCTTTTTGTTGTGATAGTGTAAGAGAGAGATTTCTTTCAACATTGGAGCAACTGGGTTTAGAATCATTACGTGTTGATCTTCTGCCACTGATTCTTCTTAACCATGATCATATGCAAGCCTATTCTCTTATGGACATTAG CCTGGACACGTTTCCATATGCTGGAACCACCACAACATGTGAGTCTTTGTACATGGGAGTCCCATGTGTTACTATGGCTGGATCAGTGCATGCTCACAATGTTGGCGTGAGTCTTCTCAGCAAAGTTG GTTTGGGACATCTGGTTGCCAAAAATGAAGACGAATATGTCCAATTGGCACTGCAGTTGGCCTCTGACGTTACAGCCCTCTCAGATTTGAGGGCGGCTCTCAGAGACCGTATGTCTAAGTCCCCCGTCTGTGATGGAGAAAACTATATCCGTAGCCTTGAGTCAACATACCGAAACATGTGGCAGAGGTACTGCAAAGGCGATGTGCCATCTTCACGGCACATAGAAATGCAACAGCCTGTGGTTACTGAAGAACCGGATGTTAAAAATTCAGAGCCAACAAGGATTACAAATTCAAGAGAAAGCCCTCCTGGGCCTATCAAGAGTAATGGATATAGTCCACTTACATCATCAATGCCTAATGTCTCTACTTGTGAAGAAAATGGGGGTCCATTGAATCAGAATATTAACTCAGGCAAGCTGAGCTGA
- the LOC115952631 gene encoding probable UDP-N-acetylglucosamine--peptide N-acetylglucosaminyltransferase SPINDLY isoform X2 encodes MLMTSYQKALRADPAYKPAAECLAIVLTDIGTGFKLAGSVQEGIQKYYEALKIDPHYAPAYYNLGVVYSEMMQFDLALNCYEKAVLERPMYAEAYCNLGVIYKNRNDLESSIACYERCLAVSPNFEIAKNNMAIALTDLGTKVKLEGDINQGVAYYKKALYYNWHYADAMYNLAVAYGEMLEFDMAIVFYELAIHFNPHCAEACNNLGVIYKDRDNLDKAVECYQLALSIKPNFSQSLNNLGVVFTVQGKMDAAANLIEKAIIANPTYAEAYNNLGVLYRDAGNITLAIDAYEQCLKIDPDSRNAGQNRLLAKNYINEGHDDKLFEAHREWGKRFMRLFPQYTSWDNQKDLERPLVIGYVSPDFFTHSVSYFIEAPLIYHNYEKYKVVVYSAVVKADAKTNRFKERVIKKGGLWRDIYGIDEKKVASMVREDKVDILVELTGHTANNKLGMMACRPAPIQVTWIGYPNTTGLPTIDYRITDSLADPPDTKQKHVEELVRLPECFLCYTPSPEAGPVCPAPALSNGFITFGSFNNLAKITPKVLQVWARILCAVPNSRLVVKCKPFCCDSVRERFLSTLEQLGLESLRVDLLPLILLNHDHMQAYSLMDISLDTFPYAGTTTTCESLYMGVPCVTMAGSVHAHNVGVSLLSKVGLGHLVAKNEDEYVQLALQLASDVTALSDLRAALRDRMSKSPVCDGENYIRSLESTYRNMWQRYCKGDVPSSRHIEMQQPVVTEEPDVKNSEPTRITNSRESPPGPIKSNGYSPLTSSMPNVSTCEENGGPLNQNINSGKLS; translated from the exons ATGCTCATGACA TCGTATCAGAAAGCTCTGAGAGCAGACCCTGCATACAAACCAGCTGCAGAATGCCTAGCCATTGTCTTAACAGATATTGGAACTGGCTTTAAGCTTGCTGGGAGCGTTCAGGAGGGAATTCAGAAGTATTATGAAGCACTCAAAATAGATCCACACTATGCT CCTGCATATTATAATCTTGGTGTTGTCTATTCTGAGATGATGCAATTCGACTTGGCCCTTAACTGCTATGAGAAGGCTGTATTGGAGAGACCTATGTATGCTGAAGCATATTGCAACTTGGGAGTCATATACAAAAATCGTAATGACTTGGAGTCCTCTATTGCTTGTTATGAGAG GTGTCTAGCTGTATCACCCAACTTTGAGATTGCAAAGAATAATATGGCAATAGCCCTGACAGATTTAGGAACAAAG GTTAAATTGGAGGGTGACATCAATCAAGGTGTGGCATATTACAAAAAGGCTTTGTATTATAATTGGCATTATGCTGATGCTATGTATAATTTAGCGGTTGCTTATGGTGAAATGCTTGAGTTTGACATG GCTATTGTTTTCTACGAACTTGCCATCCATTTCAATCCCCATTGTGCGGAGGCATGCAACAATCTGGGAGTGATATATAAAGATCGAGACAACcttgataaagctgtagagtGTTATCAA TTGGCTTTGTCAATCAAACCGAACTTCTCCCAATCATTGAACAATCTTGGTGTTGTTTTCACTGTCCAG GGTAAAATGGATGCCGCTGCGAATTTGATAGAGAAAGCTATCATTGCAAATCCCACATACGCAGAGGCATATAATAACTTGG GGGTTCTCTATAGAGATGCTGGCAATATAACTCTTGCTATTGATGCTTATGAGCAATGCCTTAAGATAGATCCTGACTCTCGAAATGCAGGCCAG AATCGATTGCTTGCGAAGAATTACATAAATGAAGGACATGATGATAAACTTTTTGAGGCTCACAG GGAGTGGGGTAAGCGTTTCATGAGGTTATTTCCACAGTACACATCGTGGGACAACCAGAAGGATCTTGAACGACCGCTTGTGATTGGATATGTATCTCCTGATTTTTTCACTCATTCTGTATCATATTTTATAGAAGCTCCCCTCATCTATCACAACTATGAAAAGTACAAGGTGGTTGTTTATTCAGCAGTGGTGAAG GCAGATGCAAAAACTAATAGGTTTAAAGAGAGAGTCATAAAAAAGGGTGGGCTTTGGAGGGATATATACGGGATTGATGAAAAGAAGGTGGCAAGCATGGTGAGAGAAGATAAAGTTGACATCCTTGTAGAACTTACTGGTCATACAGCTAACAATAAGTTGGGAATGATGGCTTGCCGACCTGCACCCATCCAG GTGACTTGGATTGGCTACCCAAATACAACCGGCTTGCCTACGATTGATTATAGAATCACTGATTCACTGGCAGATCCTCCTGATACAAAGCAAAA GCATGTTGAAGAGTTGGTTCGATTACCAGAATGCTTCCTTTGTTATACACCTTCCCCTGAGGCTGGGCCAGTCTGCCCAGCTCCTGCTCTTTCCAATGGCTTTATTACATTTGGTAGCTTTAATAATCTAGCTAAG ATTACCCCTAAGGTGTTGCAAGTTTGGGCAAGGATTTTATGTGCTGTTCCAAATTCTCGCCTTGTGGTGAAATGTAAACCTTTTTGTTGTGATAGTGTAAGAGAGAGATTTCTTTCAACATTGGAGCAACTGGGTTTAGAATCATTACGTGTTGATCTTCTGCCACTGATTCTTCTTAACCATGATCATATGCAAGCCTATTCTCTTATGGACATTAG CCTGGACACGTTTCCATATGCTGGAACCACCACAACATGTGAGTCTTTGTACATGGGAGTCCCATGTGTTACTATGGCTGGATCAGTGCATGCTCACAATGTTGGCGTGAGTCTTCTCAGCAAAGTTG GTTTGGGACATCTGGTTGCCAAAAATGAAGACGAATATGTCCAATTGGCACTGCAGTTGGCCTCTGACGTTACAGCCCTCTCAGATTTGAGGGCGGCTCTCAGAGACCGTATGTCTAAGTCCCCCGTCTGTGATGGAGAAAACTATATCCGTAGCCTTGAGTCAACATACCGAAACATGTGGCAGAGGTACTGCAAAGGCGATGTGCCATCTTCACGGCACATAGAAATGCAACAGCCTGTGGTTACTGAAGAACCGGATGTTAAAAATTCAGAGCCAACAAGGATTACAAATTCAAGAGAAAGCCCTCCTGGGCCTATCAAGAGTAATGGATATAGTCCACTTACATCATCAATGCCTAATGTCTCTACTTGTGAAGAAAATGGGGGTCCATTGAATCAGAATATTAACTCAGGCAAGCTGAGCTGA